DNA sequence from the Oryza brachyantha chromosome 5, ObraRS2, whole genome shotgun sequence genome:
CACATGTTAAATAGTGGGTTATCAAGATTTAACATTGCTCAAAGGCATTTTCTGTGGTTTTACTTTTTAAGATtacttttttgtttaaaactTTCTAATATAGGATTTCATTTTAGTATTAGTAATGTATGTCTAATTCCAAGTTTTCTATTGAAAAACCTTGCAGATGTTTCTATTTGGCAAAGTCGTACAGTTCAGCTGGTAAAAGGGCTGAAGCATATGTGCTGTTTTGTCATGCCCGTTCTATCACTGATTCTGCACTGCAACAGCTGGCTAACAGCCCTGACAAGGTTTTCCttgaactaaatatttttttcttgttgattTGAATCTCATGTTATATTTAATGGTTTACACactgcttgatttttttaatgtcagTAAGAATTCTGTACCTTCTTGATTCTAGtcaatatttttcattgttgTTTTAAGTTTATTACCATCAATGCAACTTTGTGCTTATATTATCAGTGATGAGCATGGTACTAAATAGTGGTCATAGTGGCTGTTCTGTGGCTCTCGGTGTTACTGTAACAACATAGcagttcaaatttcaaaatagtGGGTATGGAATATAGCGACCGCAATAATGATGGTGGTCGCTACACTAGTAGTTTTAGTTGCCCATAGTGTGCGCACTATTTAGTTCATAGTGGTTGAGACTGACGTAAGATCTGGTCCAAGAATCGATAGTCTTGGGTTGCTTGCTGTTAATGCTCATACATAAGGTGATAGTCGTATCTTACTAGTTAACCCTGTCAGGCCATGTAGCAGCCATACAGTTCTTGTTTAATGTCTGCTCAGGATaccatatatatgatgatcTGTATCAGTTGGCCAGTTACTCTGGCAATATGAACATGATTTTTGAGCTTTACTATGTTGAAGGAATTTTTCAAAGTAATGACTATTAGctatttgtgtttttcttttaaaaatattcataatgTCTAACTTACTGTTAATTATTACAGGTCTTAGTCCAAGATCTAAAGGCTCTTTCTGATAGCTGTAGATCCAGTAGCTGCATAGAACATGCAACAGGTATTATGGAGGAAGAGAGTGTTCCTGAAAAGCTTTCTAAAGGTGTATCAACTTTGTCACTTGGTGAAGATAAAAGAAaggtatgttttatttattctagGACATATTCAACGTTGAAAGGTACTAAGATTTACATCATTTGGATGATGCCCTGTTATTTACTATTGATGTTTAAGATCAGTAAAATAGTGCGAACATTTTGGAGATTAGAAACTGGGTAGCATTCTGATTATCAAATGCTGCTTCAGCTGTTAGGGATATTCTAGCAAGTCACATGAAATTCTTAACAGTTAAGCTTATGGGTACAAATATGTATTACTAAAGGTCATGAACATACTTGAATCGATTCCCCTTTCAACCTACTGAAAAAAAGACTACAATTTTAAACAACTGCCATTTAGGATACAGTGTAATTCAACCTACGGTAAAAGATTGTATAGATCCTTCCCATCAGTCTATTCATTACGTTTCAAACAGGTAAATTAGGACACAAACATGGATGGTGGCATGCGAACTCACATGCTGATTTAGCCACCACATATGTCAACTTGTCTACCCAGGTGGGGAACTTGTGAGCATTAGAATTCATTTGTCATCACTCATCAGGCTTGTTTGAAGACTGTAGCATCtgctaacaaaatatatctgccacattaaataattattgtcCCATTCAATCATTCATAGATGAGATGCACTTGACAACTACTCCCTACTGGCACAAATACATGTTTGGACATTGACATGATCCATAAAATGCAACCTAGACCACTGACGAAACACCACAATCCTGACATCAAGACAAATCTACACTTTTTTTATGAGTCTATCATAATCCTGATATCAAGACAAATCTACACTTTTTTTATGAGTCTATCTaagtgtttaaaaaataattaattcttCAAGTTACCATTGTTCAAAAGCGATTACCTGTGAATTGAGTGAATTAACAATTAGATAACGGGTACTGTTAGGACATTAATGTTTGTTAAGTTTAAGTAGGTTAAGATTTTGTATGTAATTTGATTTGCATTTGAAAGCAAGCTTTGGTATAAAACATCTTCAAACAGATTCTGATGTACTTTACTATTTTGCAGGATGCTTTCCTTCTTGATATGCTAGAAAGCTATGAATCAGTACTTGGTGAATTGAATACCAAAACGCCTTGTCACATTGCACGATTCCCACCTCCATTCCAATCAGTTCCATGTAACCCAATTGTTCTTGACATGGCATATAATGCAATCGAGTTCCCAAACATTGAAAACAGaatgaagaaggagaagaagggtCTGCTAAGCAGGTTATGGGGCTGAAAAGGAGGGGTTCAACAGTGTTATCTTCCTCTTTGATTTTGATACATTAGTTTGGCGCTTTGAATTGTTCTTTTCATTTGCCATGAATTGCACTCTTCGATTGGTGGAAGGGTTTTGTCAAGCATCCTTTTTCCCTTCAGAATGTCATACTATTTTGTTCTTAGGCAAAAGTATTTACTTCTCCGAAGTGTATCAATTTTAAACATTATTCACCATAACTTACTCGGTTATATACAGTATGAAGCTATGACTTGATACACAGCTGTTGCCTGTTTTCAGAATTAAATTGTTACCATCTAAATGCCATACACCCTCCGGTCATGTTTGATGTTTGGTGAAAGagatcaataatttttaaattcttatttaaaagcctaatacaaaatatagatttatctTGCAGAGTATGACCATATCACAActtcttaattttataaattcattttgttcttttaGAGATTTTTGAGAATGTGGTAgatataaatttgaagtagatGGAATGAATATGATTGCTCTTTGGGTACTTCCTGCTAGATTGTGTTACGCTGATATTGTATATGTGCTAGATTTTTCGTCATTTGAAAGTGTTTCTCcccttgtttagtttggaaataataaaacaatgacTGTTATGTCCCTTGACAAATTTCAAAGTTTTTACGGTTTTTTCTAGGCATGCCAAAGTTTTGTGGCATCCATCAGCAAAGACCACAAATTTTGGATGTCCTATACAGTCACATATGTGAACTATTTCAggacattatatttataatgctTGTGGTAATCAAGATTCCTTATGTAGGGCACATGTAGAAACTGCTATCCTATTATCAACTGGGTGaactatttcaaatatatgttattataatttttgtacATGACAAATTATCTATTATACCTTTTTACGTTTTAGCCTGTTCTAGGCTGCCAAGGATGGAAATGGACAAGGATCCATAGATCCTTTCACATCTCACTCATAGAACTCACtcagctatatatatttttaggagTAAATATTGCAAACCCCTAAGTTTAGGTTTACATCTTATCCTAAAATCACGGAGTTAAGCATTTTTTATCGCAAAAATACATCTTTTGGgtcatattttatcaaagaACCTAAATTCAGTCAGTGTCCTCCCGTTATCGTTGGGCGCCTACGCTGTGTTCTTTATAGATGGGAGATAAacaattatcttatttttttatagtcatTTAACGgtgtaaatgataaaattaactactagaaagttataaatctattttataaaaatgtgagatgataaacttatatataattttttttaacaaagatGTACTATTTAATCATTCAGAAAATGTATGCTTAAGGGCTGATAAATAAAGCTAAGAATAATCTTTTACACTTCATTACATGAAAACTAATAAGttttctcccttctctctACGGGACTCCAGATCCACAATGAACAGTGACATCTTGGTGCAAAGGCCTTATACCTGTAGAAGTTTTGCATCAGATTTGATCTCGAGAGCAGCATAAGAAAACCAAAATCGTTTTGCACTTGATTACAATAACCGATTCTCTCTATATCCTCCTTGGTACAGATGCCCAAATTAGTGAAACCTAaacagaaaatttcactcaaATATGAAGAGATGACATTCTTATGGTGGTCGATCTGCTTACCTTGACCACCACACCTTGCTATCCCATACCTTGCCATTCTTGTCTTTAAAAGCGGTGCTCCTTTTCTACATTCATGCtactttctctttttttttatctaacacctttaactttttagatttatatttgatctttattttatttagaacttttatttaaatattaaaattataagtcatgcttaaagtgtATAgagtaataaaccaaatcacagtaaaataatttataattatataaaaaattaattaagacgaatgattaaatacagataaaaagtcaactaggtcaaattaaaaaaatagagtgaaTATTTAAGTTGCCACGCTTTGTGTCTTTAAGCACTGCTCCTCTTTTCCTGTATTCTTGCTTGTGGGCATGGAAGAGGCGGCGCTATAGCGTACACTCTCCATAAGATCTTTTTACAGTTTAGCTGTCTTTAGAACacttattttatatacataaattcctaaaaaaatttcagctAAGAATAAACCCTTCTTTTCAGCCAGTGACATTGACATTGAGGTAAAAAATTGGAGGGATAGGTTAGACTTGGATCTAAAAGGAATATTTTCCTCTAGGGTTTAACACATCCCATCTATTCCAAACCAAGTGGGGTTAGAAATGGGTTGGCTTGGCTCTATCCCAACTTATCTTATCCctaaaaccaaacacatcttTATATAGTAGGTTATACTTGGTATGGAAAGAAACGCCTAAGAGTTGAAAACCACATGGCAATTGAATTATTGAAAATTGGTTGTTGTGTTGTGAAGGCAACGTGATGTTGACGTGAGCACATGCAAATTATACGGGATGAAAGTGGTATActcttgcattttttttaaaaaaactatttttgtatttttttaataaatatataaataaaaaatttggagGTAATTGAAGAGAATCAACtgtataaatatgaaatatatgaaaaattaatggTAAAAGCAGGAACTTTTCAATAGAGAAAAGACGGATCGATCTTATTTGGATGATAGGTGCACATTCTGACAGCCAATCTTAACCACATAAGTTACATAaatctcaaataaaaatgtgAAAACTCCCTTGTTTCaaggatgatttttttattttaccaaaaatttttgaagttcCCAAAGCCCATGATGtgaattagattttttttttatttaatggaATTTCATCCAGCTTGCTCCCAGTTGTCACCATGGAGAGAAAAGTCTGTCAGGTCTCAATCTGAGGTTTGTATTctctgctccctccgttttataatgtaagttttttttagattatctagattcatataaatgctaatgaatctagacacatatataaattatatacattcattaataaatgaatttaaataagactagaactttgtttcacaatataagtcTTTTTAGGATTAtcagatgctaataaatctagacacatatataaattataatatttattaataaatgaatttagaccaGAAAGACGTACGATATAAAACGCAGGTAGCAGTAAATTTCGATAACCAGAATTGGTGGGATAACACCTTTTCAGTTTCAAGGTCCAGTTTCAAGGTCCATTTGGAATGTACAATTCCAAAAAGATAGTTCCAAGGAAAaatcaggaaaaaaatgtcatgCCATCTAAAACCTCGCATGAACGAAAAGACAGGAAATATAACAAACCAAGAGTCCAAGAGTTTGAACactaaaaagaatatatactTTATGGTTGTTTCATTCCATATCTGTATGACATGGCTCGTTCCACACAAAACTTTAGAGGAATTGAAGTGAAAACCataaattgtgaataaaactataCGTGTTCTCAGCAATTTAAgactaaggctaaaaattaaaatacgattaaaaaatcttaaaacctactccaaatttaaattcaaaaattaaaaaatagcttataaacataaacacgGATGGAAAGATGGGCCGGTGAAGTCCGTTCCTTTGTACAAAAGGCTTGCATGCACATTTTTGCTACAGGATTGTGgtcctataaaattttctttattagaAGGTACAACTAGTACcccaaaattttcttcaataATGATGCCACAACTCAACACAATTTATTGTCAAAACAGTGTTGAATGCAACACAAAACAGAGTCATTTATACTTTCACCTCATACAGGTTGCAGATGGTGTGGAAAAAAAGTGCTGAATGCAACACAAGGCAAATAGTCATTTGTGCTTTCACCTTATGCAGGCCGTGCagacaaaaattttaagaacacAACTTACACAGCCCTGCTTAATAATCAATAGTAATACTAAAGTAAAGACCATATATATGCAGTTaaagtaatattaaaaatttgaatgaatATCTAAATTTTTGTTGACATATATGCCGCAAAAGTATAGCCAGGGCAGTTTGCCCAGGTACCCTCTTTCTGCTATTGCCTacaaatttctatagaaacaTCTCAAAcgtataaaaagaataaatttgatcatggTCCTCAAGATGTTCAATAAACACTATTCATCAATAATGTGGAACACGTATGTAGCTCTCATTTAAACCTTCTGGTCAACCTCCGATTGTGATGATAATATGCCATGTTTCTGAGTTTTCTCGCTGGGCACCGAGTAAACTTGCCTCTCTTTGCCTCCTGGTTTCGATGAAGCATTCCCATACCAAATCATGCCAATCACAGCAAGGATCATGCCAAGCGCAACATGGAAGTTAAGGCCCTCTTttccaaagaaaagaaagcctAAGGTCAACACAAGAACCGTCTTCATGTGGCCTAGAACTTGGAATGAGACTGCTGTAAATCTTCCGATACATATGAATTGACTAAGATTTGTCCCAACAGCAATTATGCACGACAGTACAATGAAGAACTGAAAAGCAGGtagatgaaaatgaaaatgttagCCCCAACCAGGATAAAAAGTAGTATTGCTCAAGCCAACAACAGGTAAAGGAATCTTTATCCTCCAAACAATATATCACATGCTCAGTTCATTAGATTTAATTAATAGTTCAAAGAAATGCTTGTGTCTAAGAAGCATCTATAGGAtaccataaaaaattttaatggcTAAACTTCATGAAGCATTTGGGTTATGGCATTTTATATTACATACACTTCTCTACTAGTATCAATTATCAAACACACTTCCATACTTTTAAGGGCACATCCTTTTAGTCATAGAGGAATTTGCAaggttttataaatatatagttggtTCATATATGATAATGGGTATGTACAAGCCAATCATGAACTCATGTTTATGAATGATTACTCCTTTACAATATGATATATTACAAAAGTTATAAGGTATAAGCATGCACAAAGAAGATTGAAAGAGATATTACCAGTACAGAACAGTGCAACGCATACTTTGGATAACAAATTGCTCAAAATACCATCTTAAAGATAGTGGTAACCTTATACCAAACACCACTTCCTATAATCTCATTGCTTTCCAGCCTACTTGAAGTTCTTGGACCAAATCAACCAGAAAAATCTCTAGTTCCAGAATGTACTACTCTCGTTCATGATAATTAGTTCAGGTGGTATCATCAATAGAGCTATATGGGTTACTACTGACATGTTTATAACAAGCTAAGCAGAGAATCGCCACATACCGTAACTATTGCTGTGTAATTGAAAGTATCAACTCTTTTGTTGGTCAGCCAGAAGTCCACGAAAGGCCCAAGTATTAATAAGGATGCTGCCTGAGCTGGAGCAGTATGACCCAAGAGGTTGAATGAGCCAAGCGAGTACTTCCTTTGAAGGTGATGAACATACTACAGCacagaagaaaagaaatgaaacaaGTAATAACTATAGGAAAATTTACCCTGAAAAGTGTCAGAAAGGACAAGACTTCTACTAGCAGATAAGCAAGCAagatctaaatatttttttaaaaaaatcactaacTAAACTTTTCTTAACATGAGTAATTAGGACAGCAGTTAGAAGGAAGCAAAATACACGTGAGGTCACATTAATGGTTTGGAAACTTTGTAGATAGGGAACAACACATGCTAACTTTTTCAGGATTCAATATTGACAACTTGGCAGCAAAGGTATCAAAGAAGAGTTAACACATGAGAATTCTCAGTATGTGGGAGGGCACAACAAAGGCACAAATCTAGAAGCGGCAATACTCACATGCTGCTGTAGTGCAGTGCTCCAAACTGCTATTATGGCAGCTATGAGCCCTTGTGAATTCACACTAACATCAGTCACAGTACATACGGCAACACCTACTAGAACAAGCATTATACTGAGCTTCGTGTCTCTTGAGTATCGGACTTTATCAAACAGGATTTCCAGAAAGCACAAAACTGGAATGATACATAACTTGGCAATCTGAAATGGTGTAAGGAGCAAATTAGTATGTGCATCCCATTCTAACAATGACCATTAAAGAACTAAATACTTTCTTCACCTGGTAAAATCCAACAGAGTTCCACATCAAACTAACATTCATCCcaacaattgataaatttgcaaaaaagacaaattttaTTAGTTCTGGCACTGGTAAGTAGGATGGTTGTATATATCCCAGCCATTTCATTACTAATGTCATCAAGGTCGTGGTTGCAAAATGCAGTCCAGTCAATGTTGTAGCTGTACAAGCAAGCATAGTACCGCAATATTAGTACAAGAGTATGTTCAGTAGCAGTCATAGATTGTTGCAGATTAATCTATACAAGTGATCACACATGTGAATACGAACATAACCCAATAAAAGATGAGTGAATATTAAGGATTATCTTACCAAAACTAAAACCATGTGTAGCCATTAAGGCCTTGTTGACCATGATGATACCAACAGACGTTACAACATTGAACATCCAAGCTCCAGCATCTAATGCTGCTTTTCTCTGTGCCTTGCTTCCAGGTGCCATATTTTCTTGTCATGTAGAGTCTAATCCAATTTGGAGTATCAGAATCTACAttgaaaacatttttattaagATATTATTTGAATAATATAAGGATATATAAGCATACATTGAAAAACAACTGACATTCATACAAGTCACTGCTCCTAAACTTTATTGAGAAAATTAGTTTCCTACCAGAccagagacaaaaaaaaattagggaaATATTGTCCGAAAAGATGCTCTTTATCAACTATCATCCCAAAGAGTTGGGAtcaaaattatgaaaacaCCACCTGTAAGTGAATGGAACAACTCggagtaatattttgttaagTTCATGCCTTTTGCAAAGGCATATTCCAACTTGCAAACTTTTCAATTGCATTAttccaaatttatatttttgaggtggtattttcataatttctcAAATATTGTATAATACTAATTGATTTTTTCTGGATCAAAATTTTTGCACCTTCTGAAATTCAAAGGCATGTAACAACCAATGAAACTGAGTGATGTAAAATATTGGAGAACAAAAGGTGGAAATGGAACCAACACCACCATAAACTGGGATATTGGCTATGCTCTTCTTTTTTGCACCACATATGCATTAATGATCATAGTGGGTAAAATTCAGGACAAGAGAATGCTCGATAAAAACAGTATAGTTCCTTTCCTGAATACCTTGGTGTAACAAATGGTCATGCAATTGACAAAGAATCCATCAGAATCATGGATCTATGCTAACTTTAGGATAGAAGCATGGAATCATATTTTCAATAACTAGGTTTCAGGAAAATTATCTGAAAGCTTGATAAATGACACTACCTTTCAGTAATTTTTGATAAATGATACTTTACCTTTCAGAATTTTTATTGAGTACCTCTCGTCACATGCTTCCCTATTATGAACATTAAACTGTAAGATGAGGAGGGGTCGTCCCTGAGCAGTGGTGTAGGGCTCGGTAAGGCAAGGTCTGGTGCTCTCCAGACTTCGCGCCCCCCACCagtaccccccccccccagccCTCCTTCAGTCCTTCTCTTACTCCAGGCAGGCAAACAGGCATGGCGCAGCAGTAAGACATCGAGTGACGTAAGGAGCATGCGGCGTCTGCTGACTCAGCAAATCCTAT
Encoded proteins:
- the LOC102703306 gene encoding UDP-rhamnose/UDP-galactose transporter 6-like; the encoded protein is MAPGSKAQRKAALDAGAWMFNVVTSVGIIMVNKALMATHGFSFATTLTGLHFATTTLMTLVMKWLGYIQPSYLPVPELIKFVFFANLSIVGMNVSLMWNSVGFYQIAKLCIIPVLCFLEILFDKVRYSRDTKLSIMLVLVGVAVCTVTDVSVNSQGLIAAIIAVWSTALQQHYVHHLQRKYSLGSFNLLGHTAPAQAASLLILGPFVDFWLTNKRVDTFNYTAIVTFFIVLSCIIAVGTNLSQFICIGRFTAVSFQVLGHMKTVLVLTLGFLFFGKEGLNFHVALGMILAVIGMIWYGNASSKPGGKERQVYSVPSEKTQKHGILSSQSEVDQKV